A window of Chitinophaga sp. MM2321 contains these coding sequences:
- a CDS encoding SDR family oxidoreductase translates to MNRKRALITGAASGIGKAAALRFASEGYDVCINDIQKEKLSLLLHELPPGNHLSLCGSYAEQETVKEGERIIRENWGSLDVLINCAGLFEKTNPITMEIGQWRNIFDCMINGCLLITQLAEKFMTNGGRIVHVSSIHGTRAERQASSYSMAKAAINQYCRSMALELADKNILVNAIAPGFVNTGMSVVDGQNELDSQWFKDNYVQGDHLPLRRAANPDEIAGVAFFLAGKDASYITGQVITVDGGLTITF, encoded by the coding sequence ATGAATAGAAAAAGAGCTTTAATCACAGGCGCTGCATCCGGTATCGGAAAGGCCGCGGCGCTGAGGTTTGCCAGCGAAGGATATGATGTTTGTATAAATGATATTCAGAAAGAAAAGTTGTCTTTATTGTTGCATGAACTTCCGCCAGGGAATCATCTATCGCTTTGCGGAAGCTATGCGGAGCAGGAAACAGTGAAAGAAGGAGAAAGAATAATAAGGGAGAACTGGGGTAGCCTGGATGTGCTGATCAATTGTGCGGGGCTGTTTGAAAAAACAAATCCCATAACCATGGAGATTGGCCAGTGGAGAAATATTTTTGACTGCATGATCAATGGATGTCTGTTGATAACGCAATTGGCTGAAAAATTCATGACCAATGGCGGGAGAATCGTACACGTTTCTTCTATACACGGCACAAGAGCTGAAAGACAGGCCAGCAGTTATTCAATGGCTAAAGCGGCTATCAATCAGTATTGCCGGTCTATGGCGCTGGAACTGGCAGATAAAAATATCCTGGTGAATGCGATAGCCCCTGGCTTTGTCAATACGGGCATGTCTGTAGTGGATGGTCAGAATGAATTGGATAGTCAGTGGTTTAAAGATAACTATGTACAAGGTGATCATTTACCATTGAGAAGGGCCGCCAACCCTGATGAGATAGCAGGGGTTGCATTTTTTCTAGCAGGAAAGGATGCTTCTTATATTACCGGGCAGGTCATCACTGTTGATGGCGGTCTGACAATTACCTTTTAA
- a CDS encoding mandelate racemase/muconate lactonizing enzyme family protein has protein sequence MKIDSVDFFYLSMPEVLDIGDGSQDALLVRIRAGAFEGWGECEASPLTSIASYVCPMSHSACKPLKHALEGMNIDSVEDIYTITNSVRENSLDLLQASHTLSGIDIALWDILGKQLSTPVYQLLGYKKAYPKLPYASQLFGATAEETFEKAKKTQAAGYKAVKFGWGPFGKGSLETDAAHLTAAREGMGESAHLMIDAGTIWNDDLSKAQERLKALKQVRAYWLEEPFANGELDLYRALSESTPKIPMAGGEGCNNYVQAQNMIRYGGLGYIQIDAGRIGGITTAKRVADLAQSNNVVYVNHTFTSHLALSASLQPYAGLEKDNISEYPVELKSLAQEISQEVITPDSDGYIHVPEKPGLGITVNTEALKKYLVDVEIKVNNKLVYNTPAL, from the coding sequence ATGAAAATTGATTCGGTTGATTTTTTCTATTTGAGTATGCCGGAGGTATTGGATATTGGAGATGGCAGTCAGGATGCTTTACTGGTAAGGATAAGGGCTGGTGCATTTGAAGGCTGGGGCGAGTGTGAAGCTTCACCGCTGACCAGCATAGCGAGTTATGTGTGTCCTATGTCGCATAGTGCGTGTAAGCCATTGAAACATGCTTTGGAAGGAATGAATATTGACAGTGTAGAAGATATTTATACGATCACTAATTCAGTACGTGAAAATTCATTGGATCTGTTGCAGGCCAGTCATACCCTCTCAGGTATTGATATCGCCTTATGGGATATTTTGGGTAAACAGTTAAGTACGCCTGTCTATCAATTGCTGGGTTATAAGAAAGCATATCCCAAATTGCCTTATGCTTCACAACTGTTTGGGGCAACCGCCGAAGAAACTTTTGAAAAGGCAAAGAAAACACAAGCAGCCGGTTACAAGGCTGTAAAGTTTGGATGGGGTCCGTTTGGTAAAGGCAGCCTGGAAACCGATGCGGCGCATCTGACGGCTGCCCGGGAAGGTATGGGCGAAAGTGCGCATTTAATGATTGATGCTGGTACCATATGGAACGATGATCTGTCAAAGGCGCAGGAGAGATTAAAAGCACTTAAACAAGTGAGGGCCTATTGGCTGGAAGAACCTTTCGCTAACGGAGAGCTGGATTTATACAGAGCACTGTCGGAATCCACACCGAAAATTCCGATGGCCGGTGGTGAAGGATGTAATAATTATGTGCAGGCGCAGAATATGATCCGTTATGGAGGACTGGGATATATTCAGATTGATGCGGGCAGGATTGGTGGAATTACCACGGCGAAACGGGTCGCAGATCTGGCGCAAAGCAATAATGTGGTATATGTAAACCATACCTTCACGTCGCACCTGGCATTGAGTGCTTCTTTGCAACCATATGCAGGTTTGGAAAAAGATAATATCAGTGAATATCCTGTCGAATTAAAATCATTAGCGCAGGAAATAAGCCAGGAAGTAATTACACCGGATAGTGATGGATACATACATGTTCCTGAAAAGCCAGGGTTAGGGATTACCGTGAATACCGAAGCATTAAAAAAATACCTGGTAGATGTTGAAATTAAAGTAAATAATAAACTGGTTTATAACACGCCTGCACTTTAA
- a CDS encoding MFS transporter — protein MEIENLKNKPMKHQWKSLFLVASVFLFAGSIICMNDILLPSLKDLFHLTYVQATSIQQSFYLVYLIFPIPIAFFISRYGYKVGLITAMAICSLGCSLFIPAYLISSYALVLIALFMVSIGVTLINVAANPLAAMLGTPEGAFVRINFVQVFSRIGFSLTPILGTRLIYGEGGGISFYRPYMTLGIGTLLIAVIIFFSLLPAFKPAMTQGFSLLRILKEAKRYPQLVWGAVVMFFYMGAEACTAGFFINYLKDSNVSGFTAGKAAEFLTYYYIVASVVGLLSIYLFKFFSPGKLLAIFGAGMVTLLLLCALTHSSWNPYYMVGLGVCISLVFPTIFSLGIEGIGAFTEKGSALLNIAIVGGAVFPPIQGGIADAFGVQISYLVPCFCFLLIIIYGLFCHQRSIASRRRVQMA, from the coding sequence ATGGAAATAGAAAATTTGAAAAATAAGCCGATGAAGCATCAATGGAAATCGTTATTCCTGGTCGCTAGCGTATTTTTATTTGCCGGGTCCATCATTTGTATGAATGATATTTTACTGCCATCACTAAAGGATTTGTTTCATCTTACTTATGTGCAGGCTACTTCCATTCAACAGTCTTTTTACCTGGTCTACCTGATTTTTCCGATTCCTATTGCATTTTTTATTTCCAGGTACGGGTATAAAGTCGGGTTGATAACGGCAATGGCTATATGTAGTTTGGGGTGCAGTCTTTTTATACCGGCTTATCTTATTTCTTCTTATGCACTGGTGTTGATCGCTTTGTTTATGGTTTCCATTGGTGTAACGTTGATCAATGTGGCGGCCAATCCTTTGGCTGCCATGTTGGGAACACCGGAGGGTGCATTTGTGAGAATAAATTTTGTGCAGGTATTTTCCCGTATAGGATTTTCGCTCACGCCGATTTTGGGTACCAGGTTAATTTATGGCGAAGGTGGAGGTATTTCTTTTTACAGACCTTATATGACTCTGGGGATAGGTACCTTGCTGATCGCAGTAATTATCTTTTTCTCGTTGCTGCCTGCATTTAAACCTGCAATGACGCAGGGTTTTTCTTTGCTGAGAATTTTAAAAGAGGCGAAAAGATATCCTCAATTGGTGTGGGGAGCGGTTGTTATGTTTTTTTATATGGGTGCAGAAGCATGCACGGCAGGTTTTTTTATCAACTATTTAAAAGATAGCAATGTATCGGGCTTCACTGCAGGTAAGGCGGCGGAATTTCTTACCTATTATTATATTGTTGCCTCTGTGGTTGGCTTGTTGAGCATCTATCTTTTTAAATTCTTTTCACCCGGTAAGTTGTTGGCCATATTTGGCGCCGGAATGGTAACGCTGCTCCTATTGTGTGCGCTTACGCATTCTTCCTGGAATCCTTATTATATGGTTGGATTAGGGGTTTGCATATCATTGGTTTTTCCCACTATATTTAGTTTGGGTATCGAAGGAATCGGCGCGTTTACAGAAAAAGGATCTGCACTGCTTAATATTGCTATTGTGGGCGGGGCCGTTTTTCCTCCTATTCAGGGTGGGATTGCAGATGCCTTTGGCGTACAGATTTCTTACCTCGTTCCTTGTTTTTGTTTTCTGTTGATTATAATATATGGGTTATTTTGTCATCAAAGAAGTATTGCTTCCAGAAGAAGGGTACAGATGGCATAA
- a CDS encoding SusC/RagA family TonB-linked outer membrane protein — translation MVSMFLQRNKGRTLLLSCLLFLLSVNIAVAQSISGTVRSSADNQPLPGVTVIISGTLRNAQTDGKGHFQLSPVYSADSLVFTYIGYSRMAVVVGAKKEMNITMEPTASSLDQVVVVGYGTQKKSDLTGAVVRVMMDDKSLLANTNVFQALSGSAAGVNIEGAGGAGGEPGISIRGRTSLSASDRPLIVLDGIIYNGSISDINVSDVESVDILKDASAAAVYGSRSANGVMLITTKKGKTDKPVVSFSTYYGFQDMTNNPMKVMDADQYALRLVDYFYQQELYNWYKTNPTSDAGKPVYPNVNDRSVVAGRLRTQEERDNYMAGNKIDWVKEVLRPAPIQNYNLSLSGKNGRTSYYVSGSYTDEAGIQKNDNYKRLTLRTNIESKVADWLTLGLISSYSYRDHSGLPASLADARAASPLADNKIGSANYDMFLTGEGYMPYPLNNLYVDNKNISNDLFMVGSAKISVPWVEGLTYELNYSNTYANSKNNTFYPVTTPLGSINKGQAIKNPAEARSWIVNNIVSYRKTFKDHQVNATLLYSRENSRGDTSTLNAQGFDNPFLGYNNMALGSVATVASSAGESNGISYMARASYSFKNRYLLTATIRRDGFSGFGAANKFATFPSLSLGWVASEESFLHDKGVYLKLRASYGKNGNQGIGSYSSLSRMATDAYVFGSTSSVAIYPSTLGNADLGWEETASYNFGVDFGFLQQRITGSVDVYKARTNNVLVSRGLPPAAGYPSVWTNIGAIDNKGIELTLSTVNVEGPFSWRSDFMFSLNRDKISKLYGGANDKDLGNSWFVGEPISAIYDYKMAGGVWTENDLYSGNILKKWYPGQFKYVDQNKDGVIDANNDRDIIGYKTPNYRFSIKNTFSYKNFTFSFFLNSVQGGNGYYLANNASAINASSAPDGYESASIIRTNVTAVRPYWTPDNGVTNAAGIYYAPAVWSGVYQSRSFIRLQDVSLGYQFGSQLLKTLKIQALQVYIASKNAYTWTKWSGWDPETGSGDTPLMRNITAGARLTF, via the coding sequence ATGGTAAGCATGTTTTTACAACGTAACAAGGGGCGAACACTATTATTGAGTTGCCTGCTTTTTCTTCTATCTGTCAACATTGCCGTTGCACAGTCCATATCGGGGACCGTGAGATCTTCGGCCGACAATCAGCCATTGCCGGGCGTTACGGTGATTATCAGCGGAACCCTGCGCAATGCGCAAACAGATGGTAAGGGTCATTTTCAGCTATCACCGGTATATTCCGCAGACTCGCTGGTGTTTACCTACATCGGGTATAGCAGAATGGCCGTAGTAGTGGGCGCGAAAAAAGAAATGAACATCACCATGGAACCTACAGCCTCCTCGCTGGACCAGGTAGTAGTGGTGGGCTATGGCACACAGAAAAAAAGCGACCTGACCGGCGCTGTTGTGCGTGTAATGATGGATGACAAATCACTACTGGCAAACACCAACGTTTTCCAGGCCTTATCAGGAAGTGCGGCCGGCGTAAATATTGAAGGGGCTGGCGGCGCCGGTGGTGAACCCGGCATTTCTATCAGGGGAAGAACATCGTTATCTGCCAGCGACCGGCCGTTAATTGTGCTTGATGGAATTATCTATAATGGAAGCATCTCAGACATTAATGTCAGCGATGTTGAATCAGTAGATATTCTGAAAGATGCAAGTGCTGCCGCTGTTTATGGATCGCGGTCTGCCAATGGCGTAATGTTGATCACCACAAAAAAAGGGAAAACAGATAAACCGGTGGTCTCCTTCAGCACGTACTACGGCTTCCAGGATATGACTAACAACCCGATGAAAGTAATGGATGCAGATCAGTATGCATTGCGATTAGTAGATTATTTCTATCAGCAGGAATTATATAATTGGTACAAAACCAATCCAACAAGCGATGCTGGTAAACCGGTGTATCCTAATGTAAATGATCGTTCCGTAGTGGCTGGTCGTTTGCGCACACAGGAAGAGCGGGACAACTATATGGCCGGAAATAAAATCGACTGGGTAAAAGAAGTACTCAGACCCGCGCCCATACAGAATTATAACCTGAGCTTGTCAGGAAAAAATGGAAGAACCAGCTACTATGTATCAGGATCTTATACCGACGAAGCGGGCATACAGAAGAATGATAATTACAAAAGATTGACGCTGCGCACCAACATTGAAAGTAAAGTAGCGGATTGGCTGACCCTGGGATTGATTTCCTCCTATTCCTACCGTGATCATTCGGGATTGCCGGCCAGCCTTGCAGATGCAAGAGCCGCCAGCCCACTGGCGGATAATAAAATAGGTTCAGCCAATTATGATATGTTCCTGACCGGTGAAGGGTATATGCCATACCCGCTTAATAATTTGTATGTTGATAATAAGAATATCTCTAACGATCTCTTTATGGTAGGGAGTGCCAAAATCTCCGTACCCTGGGTAGAAGGATTGACGTATGAATTAAATTATTCCAACACTTACGCCAATAGTAAAAACAACACCTTCTATCCTGTTACCACGCCACTTGGCTCCATAAATAAAGGACAGGCTATAAAAAATCCTGCTGAAGCCAGAAGCTGGATTGTAAACAATATCGTTTCTTATAGAAAAACGTTCAAAGATCATCAGGTCAATGCTACGCTGTTGTATAGTCGTGAGAACAGCCGCGGAGATACTTCAACGCTGAATGCACAGGGATTTGACAACCCATTCCTGGGCTATAATAATATGGCGCTTGGTTCCGTTGCTACCGTTGCTTCCTCAGCCGGTGAATCAAATGGTATTTCCTATATGGCGCGTGCCAGCTATTCATTTAAAAACCGCTATTTGTTAACTGCTACCATCAGAAGAGATGGATTCTCCGGATTCGGGGCGGCTAATAAGTTTGCTACATTCCCATCGCTTTCACTGGGCTGGGTAGCCTCGGAAGAATCTTTTCTTCATGATAAAGGCGTATACTTAAAACTGAGAGCTTCCTACGGCAAAAACGGAAACCAGGGAATTGGCAGTTATTCAAGTCTTTCCCGCATGGCAACCGATGCTTATGTTTTCGGTTCCACCTCTTCCGTTGCTATCTATCCAAGCACTTTGGGAAATGCTGATCTGGGTTGGGAAGAAACGGCCTCTTATAATTTTGGTGTTGACTTTGGTTTTCTGCAACAGCGGATTACAGGGTCAGTGGATGTATATAAAGCCAGAACCAACAACGTATTGGTTAGCAGAGGGCTTCCACCGGCAGCAGGGTATCCGAGCGTTTGGACTAACATTGGTGCAATCGATAATAAAGGAATTGAACTGACCTTATCTACGGTTAACGTGGAAGGTCCTTTCTCCTGGAGAAGTGATTTCATGTTTTCGCTGAACAGAGATAAAATATCAAAACTGTATGGCGGAGCAAATGATAAAGATTTAGGTAACTCATGGTTTGTAGGAGAACCTATCAGTGCTATATATGATTATAAAATGGCTGGCGGTGTATGGACAGAGAATGATCTTTATAGCGGTAATATCCTCAAAAAATGGTATCCTGGTCAGTTCAAATATGTTGATCAGAATAAAGATGGCGTTATTGATGCCAACAATGACCGGGATATTATCGGTTATAAAACGCCCAATTACCGGTTCAGCATAAAGAATACATTTTCATACAAGAATTTTACTTTTTCCTTCTTTCTTAATTCAGTCCAGGGTGGAAACGGTTATTATTTAGCGAACAATGCTTCCGCTATCAATGCTTCATCTGCTCCTGATGGATATGAATCAGCTTCTATTATAAGAACAAATGTTACTGCAGTCCGTCCTTACTGGACACCTGATAACGGCGTTACGAATGCCGCAGGTATTTATTATGCACCTGCAGTCTGGAGTGGGGTATATCAAAGCAGGAGTTTCATCCGGTTACAGGATGTTTCCCTCGGATATCAGTTTGGCAGTCAGTTGTTGAAGACGCTGAAAATACAGGCACTCCAGGTGTATATAGCAAGCAAGAATGCCTATACATGGACTAAATGGTCAGGTTGGGATCCGGAAACAGGTAGCGGTGATACACCACTTATGAGGAACATTACTGCAGGGGCAAGACTCACCTTCTAA
- a CDS encoding RagB/SusD family nutrient uptake outer membrane protein produces the protein MKRYLYLLNRTCLLLIVAPALLLSSCSKRVLDEVPLDFLAPENAYNTLPGIKQGIAGLYTSVRQNWYYGVNDHATQLYGMGTDLAYYGEDPGSARFLTDYSTFINPSNSYIADFWNVNFQMIQRVNSLIKGINEADAGIWADESQKNAYLGEARFFRAFAYRLLVSYYGDVPLVDDVITTAKTDFVRTPKAEIYKFMEDDLAFAAGSLPVQGKEEATGRITQGAAWSILSEVYLSDGQYQLAVDAASKVIDGYHYSLMKNRFGTKLGHDIFGSGDPYYDLFGYGNQNLTENNEAIWVIQVEPLIVGGLYNQGERVFGPAYFRMGNTPDGFPAFRGELVDGNYTGYSDTLGRPVGWMRPTNYLAYDIWKGDWNKDMRNAEHNIKRNFYFDSPGSIYDKKKIDFSLYPAGSRNALNDTCQYIYPYFIKAADPLHHLTNAIESGGGDNHKDIYAIRLSETLLLRAEAYVRLENPGAAADDINEIRNRAKATPVKPAEVNLDYILDERARELYCEEWRPLTLRRMGKLVERVKKYNNNPMFPGANIQDFNILYPIPQNQIDLNIGAVMEQNNGY, from the coding sequence ATGAAAAGGTATCTATACTTATTAAACCGCACCTGCCTGTTACTGATTGTAGCACCGGCTTTGCTGCTTTCTTCCTGTAGCAAGCGTGTACTCGATGAAGTACCACTGGATTTTCTGGCACCTGAAAATGCCTATAATACACTGCCTGGAATCAAGCAGGGAATAGCAGGATTGTACACCTCCGTGCGCCAGAATTGGTACTATGGGGTTAATGATCATGCCACCCAATTATATGGCATGGGAACAGATTTAGCCTATTATGGCGAAGATCCGGGAAGTGCCCGTTTTTTAACCGACTATTCCACATTTATCAATCCCTCCAACAGCTATATTGCTGATTTCTGGAACGTAAACTTCCAGATGATCCAGCGCGTCAATTCTCTTATTAAAGGAATTAATGAAGCGGATGCCGGGATTTGGGCAGATGAAAGCCAAAAGAACGCCTATCTGGGAGAAGCCCGTTTTTTCAGAGCATTTGCTTATCGGTTGCTGGTGTCATATTACGGAGATGTACCGCTGGTAGATGATGTGATTACAACTGCTAAAACGGATTTCGTAAGAACCCCTAAAGCAGAGATTTATAAGTTTATGGAAGATGATCTTGCTTTTGCTGCCGGAAGTTTGCCTGTTCAGGGCAAGGAAGAGGCCACAGGCAGGATCACACAAGGCGCTGCCTGGAGCATACTCAGTGAAGTTTATCTATCTGATGGACAATACCAGTTGGCCGTGGATGCGGCTTCCAAAGTGATTGATGGCTATCACTACTCTTTAATGAAAAATCGTTTTGGAACAAAATTAGGCCATGATATATTTGGCTCCGGAGATCCCTATTACGATCTGTTTGGATATGGTAATCAGAATCTGACAGAAAATAATGAAGCGATATGGGTTATCCAGGTAGAGCCGCTGATTGTGGGAGGCTTGTACAACCAGGGTGAGAGGGTATTTGGTCCTGCCTATTTCAGAATGGGTAACACACCGGATGGTTTTCCTGCATTCAGGGGTGAGTTAGTGGACGGAAATTATACCGGTTATTCCGATACTTTGGGCCGTCCGGTTGGTTGGATGCGTCCCACTAACTATCTGGCTTACGATATCTGGAAAGGTGATTGGAATAAAGATATGAGGAATGCAGAACACAACATCAAGAGAAACTTTTATTTCGATAGCCCCGGCTCCATTTACGATAAGAAAAAGATTGACTTCAGTCTTTATCCTGCCGGCTCCAGGAATGCGCTTAATGACACCTGCCAGTATATCTATCCTTATTTTATAAAGGCCGCAGATCCGCTTCATCATCTTACCAATGCTATTGAATCAGGTGGAGGAGATAACCACAAGGACATTTATGCCATCCGTCTTTCTGAAACATTGCTCCTGAGAGCGGAAGCATATGTCCGGTTAGAAAACCCGGGAGCCGCCGCCGATGATATCAATGAGATAAGAAACAGGGCAAAAGCAACACCGGTTAAACCAGCAGAAGTAAACCTCGATTACATTTTAGATGAACGTGCAAGAGAACTTTATTGTGAAGAATGGAGACCACTTACTTTACGCCGGATGGGGAAATTAGTGGAAAGAGTGAAAAAATATAATAACAACCCCATGTTCCCGGGCGCTAATATCCAGGACTTTAATATCTTGTATCCTATTCCTCAAAATCAGATTGATTTGAATATTGGGGCGGTGATGGAACAAAATAATGGTTACTAA
- a CDS encoding family 20 glycosylhydrolase: protein MKLFKKALLFLAIISVAGCAGHVADTKEKAPFRGFMIDAPRTVESPDYYFKLIDFCQQQGLNSIVFRLTDDHGSAYLFKSHPELKMTDGAFSMEELKQLVAYSDSKGVELIPEVESFGHASYILETERYKSLSDGGDGGNKEFNAVCPVSDTTLSLMKDLYTEISSIFTSSYFHIGCDEINWGGSELSKAALKTTSKHQIWANYINTLNGYVKDLGKKTIIWGDVPIYHEREVLDLIQRDVVIMDWNYWEANKATVQGIADTLISKGFQVIGSPAVYWCRWGPRIGALQMENISAYAAVYGKPTDPNNLGIIMTNWVPQRVLQGAQWDTYTIAAEMIKHQGDLNYMDPLPAFVKNHFDAEWDSTWAEIYRVAYEQAPQSFCSVNAESKFLVWSAKEDIQRIVKNNSPVINPFGEIKNKMIQYKDRVKKNQSDYDDFILAIDYLDYVYNRQNGLLTFAKAKEFDLKTTQAYLQGVAQTDRAFLSKLETAWAKGRRSGVSHIEDDKDFMMSIFEASKYSNKLSSSPAELIQLLK from the coding sequence ATGAAATTATTTAAAAAGGCACTATTGTTTTTAGCGATTATCTCTGTAGCCGGTTGTGCCGGACACGTTGCTGATACGAAAGAAAAAGCGCCCTTCCGCGGATTCATGATCGATGCGCCCCGCACGGTGGAATCGCCTGATTACTATTTTAAACTCATAGATTTTTGCCAGCAGCAGGGGTTGAATTCCATCGTTTTCAGGTTAACGGATGATCATGGATCTGCTTACCTTTTTAAATCGCATCCGGAATTGAAAATGACCGATGGTGCATTTTCGATGGAGGAGTTGAAGCAATTGGTGGCATACAGTGATAGCAAAGGGGTAGAATTGATTCCTGAAGTGGAATCATTTGGGCATGCATCGTACATTTTAGAAACAGAGCGGTATAAATCATTGAGTGATGGTGGTGATGGCGGGAACAAAGAGTTTAATGCTGTTTGTCCGGTAAGCGACACCACGCTTAGTTTGATGAAAGATCTGTATACTGAAATTTCAAGCATTTTCACTTCCTCTTATTTTCATATCGGATGCGATGAAATAAACTGGGGCGGCAGCGAATTGTCGAAAGCCGCATTAAAAACCACCAGCAAACACCAGATCTGGGCGAATTACATCAATACCCTGAATGGATACGTAAAGGATTTGGGTAAAAAAACCATTATCTGGGGAGATGTTCCCATTTACCATGAACGCGAAGTACTGGACCTGATTCAGCGGGATGTGGTGATTATGGATTGGAATTACTGGGAAGCCAATAAAGCCACCGTACAAGGTATTGCAGATACACTGATCAGTAAAGGCTTCCAGGTAATCGGTAGTCCTGCGGTGTACTGGTGCAGATGGGGCCCTCGTATCGGCGCTCTGCAAATGGAGAATATTAGCGCATATGCGGCTGTTTACGGGAAACCAACGGATCCAAACAACCTCGGTATCATAATGACAAATTGGGTGCCTCAAAGAGTTCTTCAGGGCGCACAATGGGATACTTATACAATTGCAGCTGAAATGATAAAGCATCAGGGCGATTTAAACTATATGGATCCGCTTCCTGCTTTTGTTAAAAATCATTTTGATGCTGAATGGGATAGCACCTGGGCAGAAATATACCGCGTGGCTTATGAGCAGGCGCCTCAAAGTTTTTGTAGTGTCAACGCCGAATCCAAATTTCTGGTTTGGTCGGCTAAGGAAGATATTCAACGTATTGTAAAGAATAATTCACCGGTTATCAATCCATTTGGCGAGATAAAAAACAAGATGATTCAATATAAAGATCGGGTGAAGAAAAACCAAAGTGATTACGACGATTTCATACTCGCCATTGATTATTTAGATTACGTCTATAACCGGCAGAATGGCTTGTTGACTTTTGCTAAGGCGAAGGAATTTGATCTTAAAACAACCCAGGCTTATTTGCAAGGCGTGGCGCAGACCGACCGCGCGTTTTTATCGAAGCTGGAAACCGCCTGGGCAAAAGGCAGAAGAAGCGGGGTTAGCCACATTGAGGACGATAAGGATTTCATGATGTCGATCTTTGAAGCCTCCAAATACTCGAATAAGTTAAGCAGCAGTCCTGCGGAATTGATTCAATTATTAAAATAG